Sequence from the Anaerolineales bacterium genome:
ACCTTGCTGCACGACGCGATTTGCCTGGTTCAACAGATCCACTTTGAAATAGACCAACCCTCCTCCCAACTGACGCACGAATTTGGTGTCGGTCACTTTGGCGCGCATCGAAATGGTATCCCCGAGGTAGATCGGCAATCGGAATTTCCAGTCTTCGATTTCACGAAATGCCAGCACCGTTCCCTCGATGAATCCCGTGCGGGTGGCGAGGGACACGGCGATGGATAGTCCGAGTAATCCATGCGCCACCCGCTGACCGAGCGGATGCTGCGAGGCGAAAATCGCATCCGTATGTATTCTCGTCCAATCCCCGGTCACACTCGCAAATCCCACCACGTCTGCTTCTGTGACCGTTCGAGCTACACTTTGAATTTCCTGACCTATTTCAAATTCATCGAAATACAAACCTCTTTGATACGGATGTATTAATTCAACCATGTCATTCTTTACCTTTCTCGGCGAATTTGGCGTCGTCAAACCCAATATATAACCTGTAAACACCGAAATCGACCGCGAGTACCGCATTACACCGATCTGATCGGTTTAACCCCGATTTCGTCCAAACGTCTTCTGGAAATATGATCAGTGTAAAATTGCCAGGGGGTGCCGCCGGCAAATACGGTAATCGATCACGAATTGAGGGTGAAGAACCACTTCGGGGGTTCCTGAGAAGGACCGGTACGCCTGTGGCATCTTTCCGCCAACGCAGCGGCCATAGCCTCACGGCAGTTCGTTGCCTTAAGCGACGATCCAATGGGTCGCACGCGCACGTGCCAGCAGACTCCCCTCAAGATCACGAACCCGCGCCGTAAAATACAGCTTCTTTTCATCTGCTTCGACGAATTGCGCTTCGATGGTGATATGACCCATCGCAGGTGAAACGGATCGATTGTAGGTAATTTCTAAACTGCGTGTGACGTTTGGTGGGGCAACCAGCATACTCAGCGGGCCGAGCGTGTTGTCGATGGCAGCCGCCAGCATACCTCCCTGCATCGTGCCGTAAGGATTGCAGTAGCGTTCGAGAACCGGGAAACAGGTTACCAGGCAGCCTTCTGTAGCATCGAAATGCACGAATTCACCCTGCATGTCTACAAATACAGGCGGTGGAATCTGATAGTTTTCAAACTTATCGCCAAGTCTGGATTTCAGCAGTTCCAACAATGATGAAGAGACCATACGATTTTTCCCCTACTGGCTGTTTATTTGCTACGATCTACATCGATATACTGGCTACACGCAATCTACTCTTCGTCCGGAATCTCAAAATCAATACTTTCCAGGAAAGTCTCCTTTTCCTCCGCACTCATGCGATCCACCAGCACACGCAAAGTGTATCCGCCGAGCAAAACGCCGTCCTCGATGATCATCCAATCCGAGACGTCTTCACGAGGGACCTTCACTTTTTCATCGAGGTTCAGGTACGTGGCGTCCAGCGGCTGATTTCCGATTCGTCCTGAGAATTGCTCCCCATCGTACTCTACATCATACAACCAGATGTGTTCGAAGGAAGCAGGTTCATCCGTCGTCGCGAACTTCGCCTTGATCGAAAAATGAGTTTGTCCAGGTTTCGGAGAATTGAGGAACTCAACAAACGCATCCAGAGTCGCCTGAGCTTGCTCGATGGCCGCGTTCATGTCCTCATCTTCAGAAGCGATGCGGTATACATCGGGTTCCCCCTCCCGTTTGACGACGTCCTCTCCTTGCAGCAGCGAGCAGCCTGAAACCAGTGTCCATGCCAATATGCATATAAGAATCGTTCGTTTCACTTTCATCCTCCGTTGCGTAAGGTCGTTCCTACCAAATCAAACGAAACACCCTCTCCGGCAAGTCGTAGCGCTCACACCTGCGTGATCTCGAGATATTTACTGGCAAACACACCATTTTCGATGCGCAGGCAGGGAATGCCGCCGATGATCGGATAAACTACCAACGCCTCCGGACTGAACAGCATTCCACCGACCTCTTCTAACCGCGTCTTGTACTTCGGGCATGCCAGGATGTGGTTCGAGGACGACGTTCGTTCGTCCTTCTTGATAATCGTGAGGGCCGTCGGGTTCAACGGATTAGAGGTGACCGGAAATAGCTTGTGCTCGATGACCTCGTATCCGAGCGATTCGGATGTGCCTGGCAAATTCTTGCAATAGCCGTGTGAATCCATGCGCCGCCTGGCTTCGTCGCTGGACAATTCGTATCCGGGCTCCAGCAGTATGATGTACCGCATCGCAACCCGATGCAGCTCCTTGAGGATGATCTCCTCATACCCCCCATTGGGTTCGATCGAATGAGATGTATAAACGACATCGATCGAATTGTCCGCATACGGCAGGTGGAGCAAACTACCTGTACACAGGGTCGCATTCCCGATTCCAGCATCTTTAAGCCATCTTCGTGCATACGCTACCCGCGACCAGCTCAAGTCAAAGGCGTAACTTGGTATCGTCCTTTCTAAGCCGAGCAGAACACCGGAATACGTCGTGCCCTCCCCCACACCCGATTCTAAAATCGATTTGGGCCTGCATAAAGATTGGATCGTTTTGACGATTTCGGCACAATAATTCCGCTTGCGTAGTGCGACATCACCATCCTTCTGTGCATCCGTGTAGCTCCCTGTTTGTAAATCATATGAAATTTCGATAATTTCATCCGTGTTGTGGTCGACTTCCAATTCTTCACGCAATATTTCACTGATGTTCTTTCCCTGTTCGTACAACATCTTCAATTGTCGAGGCGTCAGCATCAGCCACATCTCTCCTTGTCAGCCGCAGATCGCCTTCAGTAACAGCCTGGTGGTCTCGGTCCGGGCAGCTTTGAGATTTCGCATGACTTAAATACGCACAGAAATCAACCCATTATAAAT
This genomic interval carries:
- a CDS encoding MaoC/PaaZ C-terminal domain-containing protein; this encodes MVELIHPYQRGLYFDEFEIGQEIQSVARTVTEADVVGFASVTGDWTRIHTDAIFASQHPLGQRVAHGLLGLSIAVSLATRTGFIEGTVLAFREIEDWKFRLPIYLGDTISMRAKVTDTKFVRQLGGGLVYFKVDLLNQANRVVQQGKWALLVMSKQESILE
- a CDS encoding DUF2314 domain-containing protein, with product MKRTILICILAWTLVSGCSLLQGEDVVKREGEPDVYRIASEDEDMNAAIEQAQATLDAFVEFLNSPKPGQTHFSIKAKFATTDEPASFEHIWLYDVEYDGEQFSGRIGNQPLDATYLNLDEKVKVPREDVSDWMIIEDGVLLGGYTLRVLVDRMSAEEKETFLESIDFEIPDEE
- a CDS encoding PaaI family thioesterase — encoded protein: MVSSSLLELLKSRLGDKFENYQIPPPVFVDMQGEFVHFDATEGCLVTCFPVLERYCNPYGTMQGGMLAAAIDNTLGPLSMLVAPPNVTRSLEITYNRSVSPAMGHITIEAQFVEADEKKLYFTARVRDLEGSLLARARATHWIVA
- a CDS encoding methyltransferase domain-containing protein, with translation MLTPRQLKMLYEQGKNISEILREELEVDHNTDEIIEISYDLQTGSYTDAQKDGDVALRKRNYCAEIVKTIQSLCRPKSILESGVGEGTTYSGVLLGLERTIPSYAFDLSWSRVAYARRWLKDAGIGNATLCTGSLLHLPYADNSIDVVYTSHSIEPNGGYEEIILKELHRVAMRYIILLEPGYELSSDEARRRMDSHGYCKNLPGTSESLGYEVIEHKLFPVTSNPLNPTALTIIKKDERTSSSNHILACPKYKTRLEEVGGMLFSPEALVVYPIIGGIPCLRIENGVFASKYLEITQV